A part of Crassostrea angulata isolate pt1a10 chromosome 5, ASM2561291v2, whole genome shotgun sequence genomic DNA contains:
- the LOC128185786 gene encoding uncharacterized protein LOC128185786 isoform X1 has protein sequence MGRSLYDLIVRSRNYLGLVKLLWTPNVKTDDIPPLEDMSDILKQAEAIKSKVKSSKVTTTTDTAQRNAVPQTNPHNENSQNTTGTGHTEKPTTAKSAGKTPSKPSSETFGGFKKGFLFGGNSSQKSKVKSSSSSGSNVKSSPDVPYITKKSPDVGHQIPEVQQTLTAEAQKMAQNKDEWLDDNLMKEIEANDTLFKKLGDKKYVDAVNQFQSDPVQAMERYKDDTEIQQFLTAFCKIMGEHFSGLADKQDKATTPNKPVPQSKIVELNSESEVKQAKSTPPPTMNPVMSETLYTRSPTGGADMSVRSSTNPNQPTAEDERRMQEIVANPEIRNILLDPKVMKLIESLKFNPDEGTRLLEQADSDLREKIQKLVQCGLLQFQQ, from the exons ATGGGACGATCTTTATATGATCTTATTGTACGATCGAGAAATTACTTAGGATTGGTGAAGTTGTTATGGACGCCAAACGTGAAAACCG ATGATATTCCTCCCCTGGAGGATATGTCCGATATTCTGAAACAAGCGGAGGCCATTAAGTCAAAGGTGAAGAGTTCAAAGGTTACTACGACAACAGACACTGCTCAAAGAAATGCCGTACCCCAGACTAACCCACACAATGAG aATTCACAGAATACAACCGGGACTGGTCACACAGAAAAACCCACAACAGCCAAGTCAGCTGGTAAGACACCCAGCAAACCCAGCTCTGAAACTTTTGGAGGGTTCAAGAAAGGGTTCTTATTTGGAGGAAACAGCTCACAGAAATCAAAGGTCAAGAGTTCATCATCCTCAGGGTCAAATGTCAAGAGTTCACCGGACGTGCCATACATCACCAAGAAGTCCCCTGATGTGGGCCACCAAATCCCAGAGGTGCAGCAGACCTTGACAGCTGAGGCTCAGAAAATGGCACAGAATAAAG ATGAATGGCTGGATGACAATTTGATGAAGGAAATCGAGGCCAACGACACACTTTTCAAAAAGTTAGGGGACAAGAAATATGTGGATGCAGTGAACCAGTTCCAGTCAGATCCAGTCCAGGCCATGGAGCGATACAAAGATGATACTGAAATCCAGCAATTCCTCACAGCATTCTGCAAAATCATGG GTGAACATTTTTCTGGTCTGGCTGATAAACAAGACAAGGCAACTACTCCCAACAAACCTGTTCCCCAGAGTAAAATTGTCGAGCTGAATTCTGAGTCAGAGGTCAAGCAGGCCAAAAGTACCCCGCCCCCAACAATGAACCCTGTGATGTCAGAGACCCTGTATACAAGGTCACCAACAGGGGGCGCTGACATGTCAGTCAGGAGCTCAACCAACCCTAACCAGCCTACCGCGGAGGATGAGAGGAGAATGCAGGAGATTGTAGCCAATCCTGAGATCCGTAACATCTTGTTGGATCCAAAAGTGATGAAACTGATCGAGTCTCTGAAGTTTAATCCGGATGAAGGAACAAG
- the LOC128185786 gene encoding uncharacterized protein LOC128185786 isoform X2: MDEDDIPPLEDMSDILKQAEAIKSKVKSSKVTTTTDTAQRNAVPQTNPHNENSQNTTGTGHTEKPTTAKSAGKTPSKPSSETFGGFKKGFLFGGNSSQKSKVKSSSSSGSNVKSSPDVPYITKKSPDVGHQIPEVQQTLTAEAQKMAQNKDEWLDDNLMKEIEANDTLFKKLGDKKYVDAVNQFQSDPVQAMERYKDDTEIQQFLTAFCKIMGEHFSGLADKQDKATTPNKPVPQSKIVELNSESEVKQAKSTPPPTMNPVMSETLYTRSPTGGADMSVRSSTNPNQPTAEDERRMQEIVANPEIRNILLDPKVMKLIESLKFNPDEGTRLLEQADSDLREKIQKLVQCGLLQFQQ; the protein is encoded by the exons ATGGACGAAG ATGATATTCCTCCCCTGGAGGATATGTCCGATATTCTGAAACAAGCGGAGGCCATTAAGTCAAAGGTGAAGAGTTCAAAGGTTACTACGACAACAGACACTGCTCAAAGAAATGCCGTACCCCAGACTAACCCACACAATGAG aATTCACAGAATACAACCGGGACTGGTCACACAGAAAAACCCACAACAGCCAAGTCAGCTGGTAAGACACCCAGCAAACCCAGCTCTGAAACTTTTGGAGGGTTCAAGAAAGGGTTCTTATTTGGAGGAAACAGCTCACAGAAATCAAAGGTCAAGAGTTCATCATCCTCAGGGTCAAATGTCAAGAGTTCACCGGACGTGCCATACATCACCAAGAAGTCCCCTGATGTGGGCCACCAAATCCCAGAGGTGCAGCAGACCTTGACAGCTGAGGCTCAGAAAATGGCACAGAATAAAG ATGAATGGCTGGATGACAATTTGATGAAGGAAATCGAGGCCAACGACACACTTTTCAAAAAGTTAGGGGACAAGAAATATGTGGATGCAGTGAACCAGTTCCAGTCAGATCCAGTCCAGGCCATGGAGCGATACAAAGATGATACTGAAATCCAGCAATTCCTCACAGCATTCTGCAAAATCATGG GTGAACATTTTTCTGGTCTGGCTGATAAACAAGACAAGGCAACTACTCCCAACAAACCTGTTCCCCAGAGTAAAATTGTCGAGCTGAATTCTGAGTCAGAGGTCAAGCAGGCCAAAAGTACCCCGCCCCCAACAATGAACCCTGTGATGTCAGAGACCCTGTATACAAGGTCACCAACAGGGGGCGCTGACATGTCAGTCAGGAGCTCAACCAACCCTAACCAGCCTACCGCGGAGGATGAGAGGAGAATGCAGGAGATTGTAGCCAATCCTGAGATCCGTAACATCTTGTTGGATCCAAAAGTGATGAAACTGATCGAGTCTCTGAAGTTTAATCCGGATGAAGGAACAAG